DNA from Phoenix dactylifera cultivar Barhee BC4 unplaced genomic scaffold, palm_55x_up_171113_PBpolish2nd_filt_p 000184F, whole genome shotgun sequence:
gttttgtataattatccaagatctacccaatgcATAGCTAATGttggactaaatacatgcccatACGGATCCTCATAGACTTATACAATTTACTCTTGTATATTTGCTGCTAATGAAGTTGTATTTTAGCTCTTCTTCAATGCAACGCCAGCACCGGTCCGACTGGCCTATGGAAACACTCTAGAAATAATTGGAATCTCAGTTCTGTGAGCTTACGTGGCTAAATCTAGAGAGCCGAACTTTAGGTTCTCTTGTGGGGACAACCCAGAAATAATTAGGATCTTCGTTCTATGAGCCTACATGCTAGGGAGCTAAACTCGAAAAGCTGAACTCCAGGTACTCCCGTGAAGATATTCCAAAATTGATTGGAACCTTCAAAAGAGTCCTAGTCTCAACTAGGCTCAGATAAGAAAAAAACACACTTAGTTAATCATCCGAGCATTGTCAATTAGAAGAACCCAACTGATCTTAAGTCCTAGTCTTAACTAGGCTCGGATGGAAGGAAGTATGCTCGGCTCAATCACACGAGCATCGTTGACCAAAAGAACCCAACTAATCTTAAATTTTAGCCTTAACTAGGCTCAGATGAAAGAAAGCATGCTCAGCTCAATCACTTGAGCATCGTTGACCAGAAAAACCTAACCGATCTTAAGTCCTAATCTCAACTAGGCTTGTATGGGAGGAAGTATGCTTGGCTCGATCATTTGAGTGTTACTAACCAAAAGAACCAACTGAACGCCAGCTCAAAAATCCATAAGAGGCTATACCGTCCATCAGGTAGCAACTTCGACACACATCTTGGTAGAGGCGCTACTATCAACCTTGGCTATAATGAAATTTTTTTCATGACCAAGCCTATCTCCAGAAAGCATTATCTCTGAAATACTTTGCTTATCTTTCCTTCTCAACTAGCCTATGTATGGGTTCAACTCATCCTATCATAGTCTTGCCTTATTATAGTCTTTGGGTTTATCTTTCTTTCTTGGCTAATATTCAAGAGCATCATGATATTATGTTCTTATCTAAAAACACTAAAATGATCATGGATGATTGTATTCCATCAATTACGACTCTATCCCAACTATCAAACCCGATTTGGCTAGCTTAACAACCTGTGGATGACCAAACATAGACAATCCAGGTGGAGGTAAATATAAGAATCCTTTTTCATTTCATCAATGATATTTAATTACATGATAGGTTCGAGATCAAGCTAATctactaaaaaaaagaaataaaggaagagagaaaggagaggaaggaagagagacaaGCTGTTTAAAGCCTTGGCACCTTGTCCCAAAGACCAAAGAGGAGATACATCCAAAGGTCTACTTGCCATGCCCCGACGAAGGGCACTCGTTCAATGAATCGAACTTTTTCTTGGGACGACTCCCATTAGGAGCTAAGAAAATAAGGGAATGACTGAAGTCTAGCAATTTCCTTCTGACATTTTCAGAAGCCCTATTAGAAGGAATCAGTGATTTCTCATTGGAAGTCAATCAAGGGTTTTTCTCTCAGCCTCAACTACTGGCTATCTTACCTTCAACAGTTCCCTACCGATCCCAAAAGCCTGGACCTCAGCCTCCTCGGCCCTATTCTGACTCTTGCTCAGATTCTACTTCGGCCACCTTTTCCATGGCCCATCAAAGAGCTAGTTGGAGTACCTTAATGTGCTGATGAAGACCTTCTCCCCACGAAGGATCCATAAAAATACTATGCCACGgtaaagaggagaggaagaagattaaAAAGGATCGAATTCCCTTGGTAGAAAAAAATAGAGGTCACAAAATAACCCTGGAAGTTGATTTCGAGAGAAGCCATTCCCTATCTTCTTGTAGGTGACTGGATGGCCTATATGATTCATACAAGCAAATCGATGGAGTGTGTCCTACACTCTTTACTTCGGACAACCCATATCTTTTTGGAAGACCAAAGGATAGAATTCAGCTGTCTCGTAGAAGTTGTGACCCCTCAATCTGCATCTTTTTTGGAGCAGTACAAAGTCTGCTGGCGGTTACTTCCTTCGCTCGAATCGAGATGTTGTTTCGGACTTGACAGTGGAGGGGCTAATGTTGTAGCAATTGATAACTAGTGTGATGTGGTGCATAAGGATTCATCAATCATGCATTCTACGTTGTGGGATGCATGCATCCGAAGTTCCTTCGAGGTATTTTGGTTCGGTCTTATTAGGTATATATGGAGGGCAGGTCGAGTAGAGCAAAAGCATCCAATCCTCGAGACTGATCTTTTTCCGGCTCATTTCTACAACCTCGACTATGGACCCATGCAGAGTCGATCCTTCTTGTAGGATGGGCAATTCAGCTTCTATCGCCTCAAAGGCCTGCTTGGTCCTACTATGTGCTAGGTTGCCGCGACACGTCCCCAAGGTTGATACACCACATTAGCAATCCATTGTGGCATGACCTCGAGTTTTTTAGGATGTGATTCTGGAAGATTCAGACTCTAGCTATAAAGAGGTCCGAATGGTTCTCCAAAAGTGGTAATAACAATAAATGAAAAACCACCTTGGCTAGGGGAGAGTTGTCTATttgttctcatttttctttctccttcattTTCCATCTATAAAATCTttactaacttaagcatcggagggtccgGTCGGAGCCAATCCGGCGAGCGTTTATTCTTTGTTTGTTGTTTAGCAGGTCCATCGAGGCGATCCATGCTGACTTGTCGAGATTGGGAGTAtagattcatatatatatatatatatatatatatatatatatgcactaaaATGGAGGTGCTGCTTATGCAGAGCTTTCCATTTGCCATGTGGATgcttatattaatgatataattaatattacatTTATTTTGGATAATAAAAAAGACTCTTATATCTATTCTATttgattatataatttattatccaGTGTGTATACATAGTATAGGCCTATCTATTCACCATGTGGATGTTATTTTTGGATAGTAAATAACACTCTTATATCTATtctatttaattatataatttattatatattatatatattatctgTTATATAGAGGTTCAACTTGTGCCGGACTCTCCATTTCTATGTGGacctatattaataatattattaatacattccttattttggaaaataattaaactcttatatcttttatattttattataattttgttaTCTATTCCGttatatctattttatattatatttcaaaaataattaataaaatatactCAGCACATCATACGGGTTATACGTTACTTTATAGACTAAAATGGTTTTGGTGCATGACATCTAGCATCGAAAAAATTAATAACAAATCTTTCCGAATCATTTCTTACTATGTTCTCCCTTCCTAAATTTGATTTGGAATAAGTATATATTTATACATATGCATGAATATCTAATTTGATTTCAGCCAAACTTTGCGTCCAACATAATCTAGCGCTCAGGAGCGGagaggccaaaaaaaaaaaaatgccgatCCCTCGGATAGCAATCGGGACTCGGGAGGAGGTGATTCACCCAAGCGCCTTCCAGGCCGCGCTCGCGGAGTTCATATCCACGCTCATCTTCGTCTTTGCTGGCCAGGGCTCCGTCATGGCTTTCAACAAGCTGACCGGCGGCGGTGCCACGACGCCGGCTGGCCTGGTAGCAGCATCGGTGGCTCACGCCTTCGGACTGTTCGTGGCGGTGTCGGTGGCAGCTAACTTCTCCGGCGGGCACATCAACCCGGCGGTGACCTTCGGTGTCTTCATCGGCGGCAGAATCACTTTACTAAGAGGCATCCTGTACTGGATCGCTCAGTTCCTCGGCTCCACCGTTGCCTGCCTGCTGCTCCGCTTATCCACCGGTGGCCTAGCCACCGGCACCTTCGGCCTCACCGGTGTCGGTGTCTGGGAGGCTCTCCTCCTCGAGATCGTCATGACCTTCGGCCTCGTCTACACCGTCTACGCCACCGCGGTGGACACCAATAAAGGGAGCCTCCAAACGATGGCACCGATCGCGATCGGTTTCATCGTGGGGGCCAACATCCTCGCCGGCGGGCCCTTCGACGGGGCGTCGATGAACCCGGCGGTGTCGTTCGGGCCGGCGCTGGTGAGCTGGTCCTGGAACGACCAATGGGTCTACTGGCTCGGCCCACTCATCGGCGGCGGTCTCGCTGGGCTCGTCTACGAGACCTTCTTCATCCCCCCCACACCCGAGCAGCTCCACACCAGTGACTACTGAGTAACAGCTGTTGCTCGTTCTCCCGTTGTTTCTTCTGTTCTTGGCCTCCAAAATAATTAATTCAGGCTCTTGTTTTCCTTTTCGTTCTTTCGTGCAATCTTGATGTACCATGGGGACCATGTGGGCCATCCACATTCTATGTTGAATTGGGGAGAATCCAAACTCAATAAACTTGGTGCATGAGATTGTGGGCTAGAGCATTGTGGTTGGTGCTAATAATGGCCTCTTTTCGTTTTCCCTACacaaagggctcgtttggttcgcaggaaaaggaggggggaaagtgtggtcaacggaaaagtaataaaatgcctcttgtttggttggagttttcaaaggagagagatgggaaagttgtattcccatgggaatatgattcccacatttcatgggaaagtctttcccatgagaaacatgggaaagttactttcccatgaggtgagaatcactctttttttattttttcccaaaaagacccttcagcattaaagaagcattaaagaggcattaaagacctaatttttattaagggcataataggaattatacataactttcctaggaaagtggatggtcaaccaaacataagcactttggaaattagtcactttcccatggttaaccaaacatgtcaaaagtactttcctaggtatcctcttcctaggaatttgattcccaggaatcatattcctaggagggaaaatacttcccgcgaaccaaacgagcccaaagaTGTATCCTTATATACTTATATACTTCtcttcaaatttaatcacaagcatcatgattggtctgaaTATCCTTAGTAACCAAAGTGGCCCATATCAAGTCTCGTAATCCTTTTGCATCAGGACTCCTCCTATTTAGAGGATTTAGCTTCTACCAAATCTGAATGTAGAAAAATGCTTTTTTCTTCGCCGCATGGCTAAACCACTTAACTTTGTTTGGAGATGGTTTCCAATCTTAGTCTTCCGTACTGGATGGTAGATCATCATCTTCAGACATGGGAGACAACTTTACAATTGGAGTTGCTGGTGCTTATATTGAAGGTGTCGCACATGAAAGATGATATCGGTGAGTTGGGCGATCTTCTCCTCTAATTGTGTGAGATATTCCGTTATCTCATCATTTATCGAGGTAGAACTAGAAGCCATACTCGTTTTTATCCTTCGGTGTACTTTAAGCACAAATAGCTCTTCTCCTATTTGGTATTGCTCGCATGTTGGGTCTATAAAATAAGACCCCCACAGATATAGAGAAGCAAAGCTTTGATACCAACTTACTCCTAAAGATGAAGAGGATCGAGGCTCTAATACCAACTTAATTTGattggagagaaggaagaaatccTTCAACCATTCAACTTGAATCTCTCCAAGAAAAATAGAAGATGAAAAATTATGAAAGTAGGGTTAACATACCCTTTTCTGTAATTGATAACCCATTCATCATAAACTAAGGCATATAGCTCCTATTTATAATAGTAGTGAAGTCCATTTCACAATTCAAGTTGAATTCCTCTCTTAGTTTGAATAGGACTATATTTCGAAAATAAATATGACtagtaaaaataattataaaaaaataaaattctacaaGAGAGGGGTCTGGACTTCTATATCAACTTTGCTTTTTATCGCTCTATCTAATTCTTCATGGATTGAGAGACATGCTCCATCAAAGTCTCCCAAAATAACATTTTTGGTTTGACATGGCCATTTTGGGGCCTAGACAATGAAATTTTGGCCCATTTTATTTCCTTATGGGGTTAGTCCTAAGATATAGATCTCAAAAAGTTACctgatttcaaaaaaaagatcatcttaTTTGGGTGTCGTATGACTAAGTTATGGATGCTAAAATTTTAGCTCACGATTTGACTTTCCGATGTGGCGAATCTCGCTCCTGGATCCTATATAGCCCTATCTATATTGgccaaaataatttacatcgaGTCTAGCGATCCTTCTAGATACCCATAATAGCCAAAGTGATCTACACCAAATTTGTTAATCCTCCTGGATCATATATAGTGCTACCTTTGGCTTGAGGAATGATTGTCGCAATACATTACATGCCAACCTACTACAGTGATTGGAAGGTTAGTTGCAGATTGTGTTCATCATGGTAAGGACACTATACCATACAATTGGCCTGTATCTCATCCTAAAGAGTGCAAGATTTTAGATTTCTCTGTCCACATGCCAATGGGAGCAAAAGGTCCTATTCACTATATTCATCTACAATTCCTCCTTAGCTTGATGCCTAAGAATTGAGAGTAGTAAAGATTATTAATACTTGATTATGTGGAGGATAGCCTCTTCCTTCCACACTATAAGTTACCAACCTTCTTAATCTTTCCAAGCAAGCATATCTGCAAAAAATCCCTTGAATGGTGGGAAGAGTAGTTAATTTCCATTGTTCATGTTGATGGTAGTGAGAAAACATATTAAAAGTCATCAGcagatatgaaagaaaaatgtCATTGTTTTAACGGAATAGCTAACCTATGtcctataaaattatatatacctTGCTAAAAATATTCACTGCGACAcaaaattgaattttttttacttcGCATGGTCATAATACTTTCTAGTTTTATCGACCACAAGAATGTAACTATTATGTTAATGCAAAATTGTCAACTTACTTGATCAACCAAATAAATTCATGTGCTTCTATTTTTAGCAACTTGATCAATA
Protein-coding regions in this window:
- the LOC120105049 gene encoding probable aquaporin TIP1-1 translates to MPIPRIAIGTREEVIHPSAFQAALAEFISTLIFVFAGQGSVMAFNKLTGGGATTPAGLVAASVAHAFGLFVAVSVAANFSGGHINPAVTFGVFIGGRITLLRGILYWIAQFLGSTVACLLLRLSTGGLATGTFGLTGVGVWEALLLEIVMTFGLVYTVYATAVDTNKGSLQTMAPIAIGFIVGANILAGGPFDGASMNPAVSFGPALVSWSWNDQWVYWLGPLIGGGLAGLVYETFFIPPTPEQLHTSDY